A part of Escherichia marmotae genomic DNA contains:
- a CDS encoding PBSX family phage terminase large subunit — protein sequence MTSINPIFEPFIEAHRYKVAKGGRGSGKSWAIARLLVEAARRQPVRILCARELQNSISDSVIRLLEDTIEREGYSAEFEIQRSMIRHLGTNAEFMFYGIKNNPTKIKSLEGIDICWVEEAEAVTKESWDILIPTIRKPFSEIWVSFNPKNILDDTYQRFVVNPPDDICLLTVNYTDNPHFPEVLRLEMEECKRRNPTLYRHIWLGEPVSASDMAIIKREWLEAATDAHKKLGWKAKGAVVSAHDPSDTGPDAKGYASRHGSVVKRIAEGLLMDINEGADWATSLAIEDGADHYLWDGDGVGAGLRRQTTEAFSGKKITATMFKGSESPFDEDAPYQAGAWADEVVHGDNVRTIGDVFRNKRAQFYYALADRLYLTYRAVVHGEYADPDDMLSFDKEAIGEKMLEKLFAEMTQIQRKFNNNGKLELMTKVEMKQKLGIPSPNLADALMMCMHCPESAAQPDYSSYSIPCGVG from the coding sequence GTAGCGGTAAATCATGGGCAATTGCGAGGCTGCTTGTTGAGGCGGCGCGTCGGCAGCCTGTGCGTATTCTCTGCGCTCGTGAACTGCAAAACAGTATCAGCGATTCGGTAATCCGGTTGCTTGAAGACACCATAGAGCGGGAAGGATATTCGGCTGAGTTTGAAATTCAGCGTTCAATGATTCGTCATCTCGGAACGAATGCTGAATTCATGTTCTACGGCATCAAAAACAACCCGACGAAGATTAAATCGCTCGAAGGCATTGATATCTGCTGGGTGGAAGAAGCGGAAGCGGTAACGAAGGAATCATGGGATATCCTGATACCAACCATCCGCAAGCCGTTTTCCGAAATATGGGTGAGCTTTAACCCGAAGAACATACTCGACGATACCTATCAGCGATTCGTCGTAAATCCTCCCGATGATATTTGTCTGCTGACGGTGAACTACACCGACAACCCGCATTTTCCTGAAGTTCTCCGTCTGGAGATGGAAGAGTGTAAACGCAGAAACCCGACACTGTATCGTCACATCTGGCTTGGTGAGCCAGTAAGCGCAAGTGATATGGCAATCATCAAACGTGAATGGCTTGAAGCCGCAACCGATGCGCACAAGAAACTCGGATGGAAAGCGAAGGGCGCGGTTGTTTCTGCGCATGACCCATCAGATACAGGGCCAGATGCTAAAGGTTATGCATCGCGTCACGGTTCGGTAGTTAAGCGCATTGCCGAAGGTCTGCTGATGGACATCAACGAGGGTGCTGACTGGGCTACTTCGCTGGCGATTGAAGACGGCGCTGACCACTACCTGTGGGATGGTGATGGTGTTGGTGCCGGGCTACGCAGACAGACAACGGAAGCGTTCTCCGGCAAGAAAATCACCGCCACGATGTTCAAGGGCAGCGAATCGCCATTCGATGAAGATGCTCCGTATCAGGCCGGAGCATGGGCTGATGAAGTCGTACATGGCGACAACGTTCGCACTATTGGCGATGTATTCCGCAATAAGCGAGCGCAATTCTATTATGCGCTGGCTGACAGGCTGTATCTGACATATCGGGCGGTTGTCCACGGTGAGTATGCAGACCCCGACGACATGCTGAGCTTCGACAAAGAAGCGATAGGCGAGAAGATGCTGGAGAAGCTGTTTGCAGAAATGACGCAGATTCAGCGCAAATTCAATAATAATGGGAAGCTGGAGCTTATGACTAAGGTCGAAATGAAGCAGAAGCTCGGTATTCCATCTCCTAACCTGGCTGATGCGCTGATGATGTGTATGCATTGCCCGGAGTCGGCTGCGCAACCCGACTATTCCAGTTACTCAATTCCTTGTGGTGTAGGTTGA
- a CDS encoding portal protein: MAEKKMTDWHRKVLCNFDNAWSATQDMREQVIEAQRFVRVSGAQWEGSTNAGYSFDEGRFEHYPRFELNKIARECDRIIGEYRQNRISVKFRPKDDKASEALAEKMNGKFRADYQETSGGEACDNAFDDAVTGGFGCFRMCADYEDEMDPSNEQRRISLLPVYDPATCVFFDQDSKQYDRSDAMWAMEMFSMTPKAFEAEYPDSIAASLSRDDTGTQYDWSTPDAIYVGRYYEVRIEKVKLTAWRNPVSGETAIYDEEQIKDIVDELTDGAFELIGERTVKKRRVYCGLLSGAEWLEEPKRIPGEHIPLIPVYGRRSFVDNQERIEGHAAKAMDAQRLENLMVSMIADNATQAGGDGIPIVDVDFIPGPLMNHWAERNKKRPAVLPMTSKKDKNGTVISEAQVAGWTPPTQMPPALAGLLQYTGTAIQQITGASQIENMPSNVATDTVDSIFNRMDTQSYIYMDNMAKSMRRAGVVWLSMAREVYGSDTPMRIVNEDGSDDVALMTGEVVDRQTGQVIALNDLSQGNYEVTVDVGQSFATRRDATVKSLLSMLALIPPGTPKHDLVSSMILDNMDGEGMDDLKEYNRNQLLLSGVIKPRTPEEQQMVEQAKQQQASQPDPAMVAAQGQLLAGQAELQKAQNEQAAIQVKAFQAQTDAQVAAANVVKILASADSQQKSDIREALKLLGQFQQQQGDNARADAELVLKSQAQGHAQRMDISSILQKSTQQQPQQ; this comes from the coding sequence ATGGCAGAAAAAAAGATGACTGACTGGCATCGCAAGGTGCTGTGCAACTTTGATAATGCCTGGTCAGCAACGCAGGATATGCGTGAGCAGGTTATTGAGGCTCAACGTTTCGTCCGGGTGTCCGGCGCACAGTGGGAAGGCAGCACAAACGCTGGTTACTCATTTGATGAAGGCAGGTTTGAGCATTACCCGCGCTTTGAACTGAATAAGATTGCCCGTGAATGTGATCGCATCATTGGCGAGTATCGACAGAATCGCATCAGCGTTAAATTCAGGCCGAAGGACGATAAGGCATCGGAAGCGTTAGCCGAAAAGATGAATGGTAAATTCCGCGCTGACTATCAGGAAACATCCGGTGGTGAAGCGTGTGATAACGCATTTGATGATGCTGTAACGGGCGGATTCGGTTGTTTCCGCATGTGTGCCGATTACGAAGATGAAATGGATCCGAGTAACGAGCAGCGACGCATCAGCCTTCTTCCTGTTTACGACCCAGCGACATGCGTCTTCTTCGATCAGGACAGCAAGCAATATGACCGCTCTGATGCTATGTGGGCTATGGAAATGTTCTCCATGACGCCCAAAGCGTTCGAGGCTGAATACCCTGATTCCATCGCAGCAAGCCTTTCTCGTGATGACACTGGTACTCAGTATGACTGGTCAACGCCCGATGCCATCTATGTTGGACGCTACTACGAAGTTCGCATAGAGAAGGTGAAGCTCACGGCGTGGCGTAACCCTGTCAGCGGAGAAACGGCAATCTATGATGAAGAGCAAATCAAAGATATTGTCGACGAGCTGACCGATGGTGCATTCGAACTGATTGGCGAGCGAACGGTGAAGAAACGCCGAGTTTATTGCGGTCTTCTGTCTGGCGCTGAATGGCTGGAAGAACCGAAGCGTATTCCGGGTGAACATATTCCTCTCATCCCGGTATATGGGCGTCGCTCATTTGTTGATAATCAGGAGCGAATCGAAGGCCACGCAGCAAAAGCGATGGATGCACAGCGTCTTGAGAACCTGATGGTTTCCATGATTGCAGATAACGCTACTCAGGCTGGCGGAGATGGCATTCCTATCGTGGATGTTGATTTTATCCCCGGTCCATTAATGAATCACTGGGCGGAGAGGAATAAGAAAAGACCAGCCGTTCTTCCTATGACCAGCAAGAAGGACAAAAACGGAACAGTCATTTCAGAAGCTCAGGTTGCTGGCTGGACACCTCCGACACAAATGCCTCCAGCTCTTGCCGGGCTATTGCAGTACACCGGAACGGCTATTCAGCAAATTACAGGTGCGTCGCAGATTGAGAACATGCCGAGCAACGTCGCTACCGATACCGTTGATAGTATCTTTAACCGGATGGATACGCAGTCCTATATCTACATGGACAACATGGCTAAATCCATGCGTCGCGCTGGCGTTGTGTGGCTTTCTATGGCGCGTGAGGTCTATGGCAGTGATACGCCGATGCGTATCGTTAATGAGGACGGCAGCGATGACGTGGCGCTGATGACAGGTGAAGTGGTTGACCGTCAGACAGGGCAGGTTATCGCGCTTAACGACCTTTCGCAGGGTAACTATGAAGTGACTGTCGATGTCGGTCAGTCGTTCGCTACTCGCCGTGACGCAACGGTCAAGTCGTTACTTTCCATGCTGGCACTTATCCCACCAGGAACGCCGAAGCACGACCTTGTATCGTCGATGATTCTCGACAATATGGACGGCGAAGGGATGGACGACCTTAAAGAATACAACCGCAATCAGTTGCTTCTGTCTGGCGTTATCAAGCCGAGAACGCCTGAAGAACAGCAGATGGTTGAACAGGCGAAACAACAACAGGCCAGTCAGCCAGATCCGGCTATGGTTGCAGCGCAAGGTCAGCTTCTTGCTGGTCAGGCTGAATTGCAGAAAGCGCAGAACGAACAGGCAGCCATTCAGGTTAAAGCATTCCAGGCACAGACGGATGCTCAGGTTGCTGCGGCAAATGTTGTGAAAATCCTCGCATCTGCCGATAGCCAGCAAAAATCTGATATCCGTGAGGCGCTGAAACTGCTCGGACAGTTCCAGCAACAGCAAGGAGACAATGCCCGTGCTGATGCAGAGCTTGTCCTGAAAAGTCAGGCACAGGGCCATGCACAACGAATGGACATCAGCAGCATCCTGCAAAAATCAACCCAGCAACAACCACAGCAGTAA
- a CDS encoding scaffolding protein → MNQMAENTPEVEIETDPSEQIPDDVELAEEVETEDGSESSGNDAEEATETDDDESEQEFYFGDEKLDSPTSEDGAEHGLVKHLRKTIKEKDRELKELMRQSQKPVEQQPVITQPPRMPKLDDEDIGFDEEIYQQRMAKWAEDNGKYQQQEMARKQKEQELQAAYQERLSKYQQRVKALKVPSYQEAEQAVLEEIPIETQNAILFESEKPEIVVLALGRNAELRKQLAEATNPVAIGRLLERIESKARIMPKAKTTAATTPTVKGSNGAVINNLDKLKAKVLETGDWTPYFAAKKAKK, encoded by the coding sequence ATGAACCAGATGGCAGAAAACACACCAGAAGTTGAAATCGAAACCGACCCGTCAGAGCAGATTCCTGATGATGTCGAACTGGCTGAAGAAGTCGAAACAGAAGATGGCAGTGAGTCCTCCGGCAATGATGCAGAGGAAGCTACTGAAACTGATGACGACGAATCAGAACAGGAATTCTACTTTGGTGACGAAAAGCTGGATTCGCCAACCAGCGAAGATGGCGCTGAGCATGGACTGGTAAAACATCTGCGCAAGACGATTAAAGAGAAAGACCGCGAGCTGAAAGAGCTGATGCGTCAGTCTCAGAAACCCGTCGAGCAGCAGCCGGTAATCACTCAACCACCGCGAATGCCAAAACTGGATGATGAGGACATCGGTTTCGATGAAGAAATCTACCAGCAACGCATGGCTAAGTGGGCAGAGGATAACGGCAAGTACCAGCAACAGGAGATGGCTCGCAAGCAGAAGGAGCAGGAGCTTCAGGCTGCCTATCAAGAGCGATTATCCAAATATCAGCAACGTGTTAAGGCTCTCAAAGTTCCTAGCTATCAGGAAGCTGAGCAGGCCGTACTCGAGGAAATCCCCATCGAGACACAAAACGCGATCCTGTTTGAGTCAGAGAAGCCGGAAATCGTTGTTCTGGCACTCGGTCGCAACGCTGAACTGCGCAAGCAACTGGCAGAAGCTACCAACCCCGTAGCAATTGGTCGTCTGCTGGAACGTATCGAATCGAAGGCCAGAATCATGCCAAAAGCAAAAACCACGGCAGCCACAACCCCGACAGTTAAGGGGAGCAACGGCGCAGTAATCAATAACCTCGACAAACTGAAAGCCAAGGTGCTGGAAACTGGTGACTGGACGCCGTATTTCGCCGCTAAAAAGGCAAAAAAATAA
- a CDS encoding P22 phage major capsid protein family protein, with translation MANQLAKDLEIMFENYVEGFEAACVVSRNAKKFRPGDTAMQRAGDVLYRPQHYHMNIEEGLDLSSKTPTALVQRLVPSVFKEPKNILYTLDAREMRDPEHKTEAGRAAGMRLAAQIDSDLISMVTQRATNVITMADSTTGSQGRDLWNCAAGIDATMTAIGVPQGINRRSFWNPFNYKDLAGELGHRAYAQGATLTAYEKAQIPPVASFDSYKTDISGRVPKGTATSLTLAAEPAHKVEAKDANDMPVDNRQGTITVSASGLQVGDAFTIAGVNSVHQITKDTTGQPQVFRVLAVSGTTVTISPKILPPDNADVASRPYANVDANAANGAAITILNKNAAPANLFWADGSVELMYGKLAFPTGQGPQVMTATTEQGATLIMSYAFDHIKGVTTARFTTLYGCSVLVPEYTGIVIAGQ, from the coding sequence ATGGCTAACCAATTAGCAAAAGACCTTGAAATCATGTTCGAAAACTACGTTGAAGGCTTTGAGGCCGCCTGCGTAGTTTCCCGTAACGCAAAAAAATTCCGTCCCGGTGATACAGCAATGCAGCGAGCAGGTGATGTTCTGTATCGTCCGCAGCATTACCACATGAACATTGAGGAAGGCCTCGACCTCAGCAGCAAAACGCCAACAGCACTGGTTCAGCGCCTTGTTCCTTCTGTGTTCAAGGAGCCGAAAAACATTCTGTACACTCTGGATGCGCGTGAAATGCGTGACCCGGAACATAAAACTGAAGCTGGTCGCGCCGCAGGTATGCGCCTTGCTGCGCAGATTGACTCGGACCTGATTTCCATGGTCACGCAGCGTGCTACTAACGTGATCACAATGGCTGACTCAACCACTGGTTCACAGGGCCGTGATTTGTGGAACTGTGCGGCAGGCATTGATGCCACCATGACGGCGATTGGTGTACCACAGGGTATCAACCGCCGCTCTTTCTGGAACCCCTTCAACTACAAAGACCTTGCTGGCGAGCTTGGTCACCGTGCCTATGCTCAGGGCGCAACCCTGACAGCATACGAAAAAGCGCAGATCCCTCCGGTTGCGTCCTTCGATAGCTACAAGACCGATATTTCTGGTCGTGTTCCGAAGGGTACAGCAACTTCCCTGACGCTGGCGGCTGAACCTGCGCACAAGGTTGAAGCGAAAGATGCCAACGATATGCCAGTGGATAACCGACAGGGGACTATTACGGTATCTGCATCTGGGTTGCAGGTTGGCGATGCGTTCACCATTGCTGGCGTGAATTCTGTACACCAGATCACCAAAGACACCACCGGGCAGCCGCAGGTATTCCGCGTTCTGGCAGTAAGCGGAACGACAGTAACTATCTCCCCGAAAATTCTGCCGCCTGACAACGCAGATGTCGCCAGCCGTCCATATGCAAACGTTGATGCTAACGCGGCAAATGGTGCAGCAATTACCATTCTCAACAAGAATGCCGCACCGGCTAACCTGTTCTGGGCTGATGGTTCTGTTGAGCTGATGTACGGCAAACTGGCGTTCCCGACTGGTCAGGGTCCACAGGTAATGACAGCAACCACCGAGCAGGGCGCTACGCTGATCATGTCTTACGCCTTCGACCACATCAAAGGCGTAACCACTGCGCGTTTCACCACCCTGTACGGTTGCTCTGTACTTGTTCCTGAATATACGGGCATCGTTATTGCCGGGCAGTAA
- a CDS encoding packaged DNA stabilization gp4 family protein, with the protein MAKTKGDLVLKALRKAGLYSNATLTDADPQAIEDAINDLEDMMAAWQAKGIELGYQFADTENGIMPLPDDDSGIPAWANDGVALKLAVQVCMDNVIQPSDALLTAADSAYQTICIALTKIPPLERRNDMPRGSGNKSAFTWNRFYIEKDDPST; encoded by the coding sequence ATGGCGAAAACGAAGGGTGATCTCGTTCTTAAGGCTTTACGAAAAGCCGGGCTGTATTCCAATGCCACGTTGACAGATGCTGACCCTCAGGCAATTGAAGATGCCATTAATGACCTCGAAGACATGATGGCAGCATGGCAGGCTAAAGGTATCGAGCTTGGATATCAGTTTGCTGATACAGAAAACGGCATCATGCCGTTACCTGACGATGATTCAGGTATCCCTGCATGGGCAAATGATGGCGTCGCTTTGAAACTCGCTGTGCAAGTGTGCATGGATAACGTCATTCAGCCGTCAGACGCTCTCCTTACCGCTGCTGACAGTGCATATCAGACAATCTGCATCGCTTTAACCAAAATACCACCACTTGAGCGGCGAAATGACATGCCTCGCGGTAGTGGTAACAAAAGCGCGTTTACGTGGAATCGGTTTTACATCGAGAAAGATGATCCGAGTACGTGA
- a CDS encoding packaged DNA stabilization protein gp10, which translates to MPIQQLPLMKGVGKDFRNADYIDYLPVNMLATPKEILNSSGYLRSFPGIAKRSDVNGVSRGVEYNMAQSAVYRVCGGKLYKGESEVGDVAGSGRVSMAHGRTSQAVGVNGQLVEYRYDGTVKTVSNWPTDSGFTQYELGSVRDITRLRGRYAWSKDGTDSWFITDLEDESHPDRYSAQYRAESQPDGIIGIGTWRDFIVCFGSATIEYFSLTGATTIGAALYVAQPSLMVQKGIAGTYCKTPFADSYAFISNPATGAPSVYIIGSGQVSPIASASIEKILRSYTDDELADGVMESLRFDAHELLIIHLPRHVLVYDASSSANGPQWCVLKTGLYDDVYRAIDFIYEGNQITCGDKLESVTGKLQFDISSQYDKQQEHLLFTPLFKADNARVFDLEVESSTGVAQYADRLFLSATTDGINYGREQMIEQNEPFVYDKRVLWKRVGRIRKNVGFKLRVITKSPVTLSGCQIRIE; encoded by the coding sequence ATGCCGATTCAGCAACTTCCGCTCATGAAAGGTGTCGGCAAAGACTTCCGAAATGCCGACTATATCGACTATCTGCCAGTGAATATGCTGGCTACACCCAAAGAAATCCTGAACAGCAGCGGATATCTTCGCTCATTCCCGGGCATTGCCAAACGTTCTGATGTGAACGGCGTATCGCGCGGCGTCGAGTACAACATGGCGCAGAGTGCTGTTTATCGCGTGTGTGGTGGCAAGTTGTATAAGGGCGAAAGCGAAGTCGGTGACGTCGCCGGAAGTGGTCGCGTATCAATGGCGCATGGTCGAACATCTCAGGCTGTAGGCGTTAACGGGCAACTGGTCGAGTATCGCTATGATGGCACGGTTAAAACCGTCTCAAACTGGCCTACAGACAGCGGATTCACGCAGTATGAGTTAGGTTCTGTTCGTGACATTACTCGTTTACGTGGGCGTTATGCGTGGTCAAAAGACGGTACTGATTCATGGTTTATCACTGACCTTGAAGACGAATCGCACCCTGACCGCTACAGCGCACAATATCGCGCAGAATCGCAGCCTGACGGCATCATCGGTATCGGCACATGGCGAGACTTCATCGTCTGTTTTGGTTCAGCGACGATTGAATATTTCTCCCTGACTGGTGCAACCACCATTGGTGCCGCTTTGTATGTCGCACAGCCATCGCTGATGGTGCAGAAAGGCATTGCCGGGACTTACTGCAAAACGCCATTCGCTGATTCTTATGCGTTCATCAGCAATCCGGCAACAGGTGCGCCGTCTGTGTATATCATCGGCTCCGGTCAGGTATCACCAATCGCCAGCGCGAGCATTGAGAAAATCCTCCGCTCCTACACTGATGATGAACTGGCTGATGGCGTGATGGAGTCTCTGAGATTTGATGCTCATGAGTTGCTGATTATCCACCTTCCACGCCATGTTCTCGTGTACGACGCATCTTCAAGCGCCAATGGTCCGCAATGGTGTGTGTTGAAAACTGGCTTGTATGACGATGTGTACCGCGCTATCGACTTCATTTACGAAGGCAATCAGATAACGTGCGGCGATAAGCTGGAGTCCGTGACCGGGAAATTGCAGTTCGATATCAGCAGCCAGTACGACAAGCAACAGGAACACCTGCTGTTTACTCCGTTGTTCAAAGCAGATAACGCCAGAGTTTTCGACCTTGAAGTTGAATCTTCAACTGGCGTTGCGCAGTACGCTGACCGCCTGTTCCTATCGGCAACCACTGACGGCATCAATTACGGACGTGAGCAGATGATTGAGCAGAATGAACCGTTCGTTTACGACAAACGCGTTTTGTGGAAGCGGGTCGGACGCATCAGGAAAAATGTCGGCTTCAAATTGCGCGTTATCACGAAGTCACCTGTCACTCTGTCAGGC